In Pomacea canaliculata isolate SZHN2017 linkage group LG12, ASM307304v1, whole genome shotgun sequence, a single genomic region encodes these proteins:
- the LOC112576478 gene encoding LOW QUALITY PROTEIN: mRNA cap guanine-N7 methyltransferase-like (The sequence of the model RefSeq protein was modified relative to this genomic sequence to represent the inferred CDS: inserted 1 base in 1 codon; deleted 1 base in 1 codon), translating to MAQAEDLTKIVANHYNQLEEKGLENRKQSRIFYLRNFNNWVKSVLIGETLKKLRQEDRDKAVTVLDLCCGKGGDLLKWKKGRIDHLVCADIAATSVEQCESRYRESHHRGGRGRFQEKEFXAEFIVADCTKVRLKDMYKEPNMKFDLVSCQFSFHYCFESFPQAMTMLQNACECLRVGGYFIGTTPDSSEIVQRLRESTDNSFGNEVYKVTFENEDKKNFPLFGAKYNFHLEGVVDCPEFLVYFPLLEKMAEEFGMQLVHKTKFDDLFKENSERGEYRMLLNKMQALEPFPPNEGQDLVGLKDIDYGHAQQTLQLQSGNSSRDSKRGAKIGTLSKAEWDAATVYLVFAFKKVKDI from the exons ATGGCCCAGGCAGAG GATCTGACAAAGATTGTTGCAAATCATTACAACCAACTGGAAGAAAAGGGGCTAGAGAACCGCAAACAAAGCCGCATCTTTTACCTCCGGAACTTCAATAATTGGGTTAAGAGTGTCTTGATTG GAGAGACACTCAAAAAACTGCGTCAGGAGGATAGAGACAAGGCAGTCACTGTACTGGATCTCTGCTGTGGTAAGGGAGGCGATCTGCTCAAATGGAAGAAGGGCAGAATAGATCATCTTGTGTGTGCTG ATATTGCAGCTACTTCAGTAGAGCAGTGTGAGTCCAGATATAGAGAATCTCATCATCGTGGGGGTCGGGGGAGATTTCAAGAGAAAGAGT TCGCTGAATTCATTGTTGCAGACTGTACAAAG GTACGGTTGAAAGACATGTACAAAGAGCCCAACATGAAG TTCGATCTTGTCAgctgtcagttttcttttcattattgttttgaGAGTTTTCCCCAGGCCATGACTATGCTTCAAAATGCTTGTGAATGTCTACGTGTGGGTGGTTACTTTATAGGAACTACTCCCGACTCCTCTGAGATTGT GCAAAGATTGAGAGAGTCCACAGACAACTCCTTTGGTAATGAGGTGTACAAGGTAACATTtgaaaatgaagacaagaagaacTTCCCTTTATTTGGTGCAAAATATAACTTTCACCTAGAAGGGGTTGTGGACTGTCCCGAGTTTCTTGTCTACTTTCCTTTGCTGGAGAA AATGGCAGAAGAATTTGGAATGCAACTGGTACACAAGACCAAGTTTGATGATTTGTTCAAAGAAAATTCTGAGAGAGGTGAATACAGAATGCTGCTTAACAAGATGCAGGCCCTAGAG CCTTTTCCTCCCAATGAAGGGCAAGATCTGGTTGGGTTGAAGGACATCGATTATGGACATGCTCAGCAAACTTTGCAGTTGCAATCTGGCAATAGTTCTCGGGACAGCAAAAGGGGGGCTAAAATT gggACGTTGTCAAAAGCTGAATGGGATGCAGCAA CGGTGTACCTGGTGTTTGCTTTCAAGAAGGTGAAGGACATTTGA
- the LOC112576479 gene encoding uncharacterized protein C18orf19 homolog A-like, with product MFTGRIFGICLARTSTWSRLCGKADDVTKFYKGCVHKSFYHKWQIPLSHYQQHLTTKHRNLHFVNCDTAFCSQLVPAWTSDIQRVFYSTESSSTKQNEKQQTEAAGPADTEQKLSIFQRFKKTYKEHGKVLIGVHLITSTIWFGSFYLSVRCGIDVVPCMESMGCSEGFIKKFHTGGLGDLAIAYLMYKIATPLRYTVTIAGTNFAIRYLRRIGRMPPKSQEDSLRELYKEGKNRLRTSTLRLDRLERIKAARGKKKQELLKKLKNEKKSPIVLANVLEMYWLTSLDCLTFCLFSQKHLVSCDRHIQLCQI from the exons ATGTTTACTGGTAGAATTTTTGGTATTTGTTTGGCTCGCACGTCTACTTGGTCTCGACTTTGTGGAAAAGCAGACGACGTGACGAAATTCTATAAAG GTTGTGTACATAAAAGTTTCTACCACAAATGGCAGATACCACTCTCACATTATCAGCAACACCTAACTACCAAACACAGGAATCTACATTTCGTCAATTGTGATACAGCCTTTTGTTCTCAGTTAGTTCCTGCATGGACATCTGATATTCAAAGAGTATTCTACAGCACAGAAAGCagttcaacaaaacaaaatgaaaaacagcagACAGAGGCTGCTGGCCCAGCAGACACTGAGCAAAAGTTATCAATTTTTCAGCGATTTAAAAAGACGTACAAGGAGCATGGGAAAGTTCTGATTGGTGTTCATCTCATCACATCCACGATATGGTTTGGTTCCTTCTACTTATCAGTCAGATG tggcaTCGATGTAGTGCCATGCATGGAGTCTATGGGGTGCAGTGAAGGCTTCATCAAAAAGTTTCATACTGGAGGCCTGGGAGACTTAGCCATAGCTTACTTAATGTACAAGATAGCAACACCTTTACGTTACACTGTCACCATTGCAGGAACAAACTTTGCTATTCGATATCTGCGGCGCATTGGTCGCATGCCACCAAAGTCGCAGGAAGATTCTTTACGAGAATTATACAAGGAAGGGAAGAATCGTCTTCGAACATCCACTCTACGTTTGGACCGCCTTGAACGTATTAAAGCTGCAcgaggaaagaagaaacaagaacttttaaagaagcttaaaaatgaaaaaaaaagtcccattGTACTGGCAAATGTATTAGAAATGTATTGGCTAACAAGTTTGGACTGCttgacattttgtcttttctccCAAAAGCACTTGGTTTCCTGTGACCGTCACATACAACTTTGCCAGATTTGA